In Deltaproteobacteria bacterium, the following are encoded in one genomic region:
- the cysK gene encoding cysteine synthase A, whose translation MGNIYSDITKTIGKTPLVRLNRMGKGLNAEILVKLESFNPLSSVKDRIGVAMIEAAEAAGLLKKDTVIIEPTSGNTGIALAFVCAAKGYRLILTMPDTMSLERRHLLSILGSELVLTEGAKGMRGAVDKAEELAKDYKNSFIPQQFKNPANPEIHRRTTAEEIWQDTDGKVDYVISGIGTGGTITGIGEGLKKKKPSIRMVAVEPADSPVLSGGKAGPHKIQGIGAGFVPDVLNRDVIDEIIQVSHENAGEMARRIAKEEGILVGISSGAALWAALEVAKQKEAEGKMIVAILPDSGERYLSTWLFQK comes from the coding sequence ATGGGTAACATATATTCAGATATTACCAAGACAATAGGCAAGACGCCCCTGGTGCGTCTCAACAGAATGGGGAAGGGATTAAATGCAGAGATTTTAGTAAAACTCGAATCCTTCAATCCTCTTTCCAGTGTGAAAGACAGGATCGGCGTCGCCATGATTGAGGCGGCGGAGGCAGCGGGGCTTCTGAAGAAGGATACGGTAATTATCGAACCGACAAGCGGTAACACGGGGATTGCCCTTGCCTTTGTCTGCGCCGCGAAAGGATATCGGCTTATCCTCACCATGCCCGATACGATGAGCCTGGAGCGGCGGCATCTGCTCTCCATTCTGGGGTCAGAACTGGTGCTCACGGAAGGGGCCAAGGGTATGAGGGGGGCTGTTGATAAGGCGGAGGAACTGGCAAAGGACTATAAAAACAGCTTCATACCCCAGCAGTTTAAAAATCCTGCTAATCCGGAGATTCACCGCCGGACAACAGCGGAGGAGATCTGGCAGGATACGGATGGCAAAGTTGATTATGTTATTTCAGGTATCGGCACCGGTGGGACGATTACCGGTATAGGTGAGGGCTTGAAAAAGAAAAAGCCGTCTATCAGAATGGTTGCTGTGGAACCTGCGGATTCACCGGTTCTGTCCGGCGGGAAAGCCGGTCCCCACAAGATTCAGGGGATTGGCGCCGGATTTGTCCCGGATGTGTTGAACAGGGATGTAATCGACGAAATAATCCAGGTGTCCCATGAAAATGCGGGAGAGATGGCCAGACGTATTGCGAAAGAGGAAGGCATCCTCGTGGGAATATCCAGCGGCGCCGCTCTCTGGGCCGCCCTTGAAGTGGCAAAACAGAAAGAGGCCGAGGGTAAAATGATCGTGGCCATTCTGCCGGATAGCGGGGAACGGTATCTTTCGACCTGGCTGTTTCAGAAGTAA